The following nucleotide sequence is from Candidatus Delongbacteria bacterium.
AGACATGCTAAAGTCTGAATGATATATGATTTAAATTAAATAAAGCTCTACATTCTCTTCAGTTTAAAATTAGCCTTAGTATATCCTGTAACAAATCCCAAATCGTTCTTATTTTCGAATATGATATATTTATTAAGTTCATTTTTAATTCTATCATCAACTAAATCAAGTTGTCTCAATATTTCCATAACTACTACTGGAAGTACTTCCATGCTTCCATCTTCCATTTTTACAGCGATGCCAAGAGATTTGACACCATGATCGTAAAGTTTATTCTTTATTGGAATTTTTACAGCTAATGTGTAAACACCTTCTGCTCCAATTTTTCCAATTAAGATTCCTTTATATGCTTTTATTAAATCTGTACAAAAACCATCAGTACCACTTACCATAAAAGGAAAACTACACATTGAATTAAAGATTTTATCTAGATAATTTTGATATTTTAAACTAAGAGAACTATTAGCAAATTTTTCATATCCTAATGCCATATTAAAAAGTGAAAGAGCATGAACTGGAGCAGAACAACCGTCAATTCCGATTTCGATATTTTCAAGAGGATATTCTGTAATATCAGATAAAATTCTCAATATTGATTTTTGAATAGGATGATTTTTATCCAAATAATTTTCTGTATCATGTTTTTGATATCTGCAAACCGATAACTTTCCTGCATGTTTTCCAGAACAATCTGAAAAAAGTTCATCAAGTAAAATATTCTCATATAGAACTTTATCTGCATATTTTCTACTTAGTGAATTTACAATTCCACCTTTAATTGCATTTTTCTCTAATCCAATTTTATCAAGTAT
It contains:
- a CDS encoding asparaginase, coding for MSVKLVERSRGNVTESCFRGDIAIVSNSELLMFDGDPTKYTYMRSCAKPIQALNVLVSGAADFYNFTEEEIAIMCASHYGEDRHREVVQSILDKIGLEKNAIKGGIVNSLSRKYADKVLYENILLDELFSDCSGKHAGKLSVCRYQKHDTENYLDKNHPIQKSILRILSDITEYPLENIEIGIDGCSAPVHALSLFNMALGYEKFANSSLSLKYQNYLDKIFNSMCSFPFMVSGTDGFCTDLIKAYKGILIGKIGAEGVYTLAVKIPIKNKLYDHGVKSLGIAVKMEDGSMEVLPVVVMEILRQLDLVDDRIKNELNKYIIFENKNDLGFVTGYTKANFKLKRM